From a region of the Calliphora vicina chromosome 4, idCalVici1.1, whole genome shotgun sequence genome:
- the FarO gene encoding putative fatty acyl-CoA reductase CG8306 — translation MITEFFENTEIFVTGGSGVVGKALIEKLLRSCNVRKIYILLRPKKNVSIEERLEKVKKAMVFNRLKLEKPDELNKKLVAIPGDAILPFLGITAEYRNVLEKVSIVFHCAATVRFDEPLRDALKLNVGGTLETLKFAETLKHLKVFLHVSTFFSNPYLVRVDNKLYESPMDWRFCLNLVERNDISEEQLDVITRKLIVGFPNTYCFTKNLAESLVNDYKDKLPVGIYRPSIVLFSLDEPEPGFSPALTGAMGLFAVTAAGVLKTIYKSNDIRLDITPQDVGIKSLCYYTVQTADLYENQKNPYEIPIYISSSCTHSHLTFQEYIDIMEKYGFWADAALEKNFLIPSLHCTSNRFVYFMLVLLKHILPSLLVDFVLVLSGRKPFLMRAHRKIYNTLEVMKPFVFNNYESEGATDGHEMIAKLRGTEFNMDSLSGGNNYLINVGFCHSMVYSIRKHLFKEDPKTLPRSRQILQIKIFIYKIIQILFVFKLYEKFVQYMGYLNSESLWDKVHSARVCCEVKEQF, via the exons atgataacggaatttttcgaaaatactgaaatatttgtAACCGGTGGATCAG GTGTAGTTGGCAAAGCTTTAATTGAAAAACTATTACGTTCCTGTAACGTgcgtaaaatatatattttgttacgACCAAAGAAAAATGTTTCGATTGAAGAACGTCTGGAAAAGGTCAAAAAGGCAATG GTCTTCAACCGGCTAAAATTAGAAAAACCcgatgaattaaataaaaagcttGTGGCCATACCTGGTGATGCTATTTTGCCATTTTTGGGTATTACAGCCGAATATCGAAACGTATTGGAGAAAGTTTCAATAGTATTTCACTGTGCTGCCACTGTGCGTTTTGATGAACCCCTTAGAGATGCTCTTAAACTAAATGTGGGTGGCACTCTGGAGACACTTAAGTTCGCAGAAACCTTAAAGCATTTGAAAGTATTTTTGCATGTCTCGACATTCTTTAGTAATCCATACTTGGTGCGCGTGGATAATAAACTTTATGAGTCGCCAATGGATTGgagattttgtttgaatttggtAGAGAGAAATGATATTTCTGAAGAACAATTAGACGTGATTACCAGAAA atTAATTGTGGGTTTCCCGAATACTTAttgttttaccaaaaatttggCAGAGTCTTTGGTAAATGACTATAAAGATAAGTTGCCAGTGGGCATTTATAGACCGTCTATTG ttttgttttctcTGGATGAACCGGAACCGGGATTTTCGCCCGCTTTAACAGGTGCTATGGGTTTATTTGCTGTAACGGCGGCTGGTGTTTTAAAGACCATTTACAAATCCAATGATATTAGACTAGATATTACACCTCAAGATGTAGGCATAAAGTCGTTATGTTATTACACAGTCCAAACGGCCGATTTATATGAGAACCAAAAAAATCCCTATGAAATACCAATCTATATCTCATCATCATGTACCCATAGTCATCTAACATTTCAGGAGTATATTGACATAATGGAGAAATATGGCTTTTGGGCTGATGCGGCTTTGGAGAAAAACTTTCTTATACCGAGTTTACACTGCACCAGTAATCGATTTGTGTACTTTATGTTG gTTCTATTAAAACATATTCTGCCTTCTTTATTGGTTGATTTTGTTTTGGTATTGAGTGGACGCAAACCATTTCTTATGCGAGCACATCgcaaaatatataatactttgGAAGTTATGAAACCATTTGTGTTTAACAATTATGAAAGTGAGGGAGCAACGGACGGCCATGAAATGATCGCCAAGTTGAGAGG aacGGAATTTAATATGGATAGTTTATCAGGTGgaaacaattatttaataaatgtgGGATTTTGTCATTCGATGGTGTATAGCATAAGGAAGCATTTGTTTAAGGAAGATCCAAAAACTTTGCCCAGAAGCAGACAAATATTGCAAAT taaaatttttatatacaaaataattcaaatattatttgtttttaaactctATGAAAAATTTGTGCAATATATGGGATATCTCAACTCGGAGAGCCTATGGGATAAGGTACACTCAGCGAGAGTATGCTGCGAGGtgaaagaacaattttaa
- the Mct1 gene encoding monocarboxylate transporter 12, with translation MVHAPSKRKSNGSTNNNTTDKHEFEMELSENTESQQPVPPDGGWGWVVVFGSFMIHIITDGMTYSFGLFYDEFLTYFNEGKGYTAWIVSIMVGVTFASGPISSSFVNRYGCRAVTIAGSILASFCIVISMFAQNVLTLILTIGLGTGLGFGLIYLPAIVSVSTYFEARRSLATGIAVCGSGFGTFVFAPLTEHLIGSYGWRGALLIIGGVVLNCIIFGAMFRPLEPPKPKNKKKIIDGHTTSAELEPLKPNVKQADQYLQLPKTDLNGGALCRSNSVGHTFKTSGSHLNGSANGKMEISVVSKSTSNDDIIKVSLSQPHLAQMKDSHREKSGSGTMYRPDILYQGSLHNIPEYARSRTDLSGSGHIQRYGSVKHSSLHLSEEQEMDKCCGCIPCSKETRDTMAEMMNFGLLNDVIFIIFAVSNFCTSIGFNMPYVYIVAQAKALDLTSEQSSYLIAIIGVANTIGRIILGYISDKPWVNRLWIYNVCLTICGIATAMCPLCTDFHSLAFYCTVFGFTIGAYVGLTSVILVDLLGLEKLTNAFGILLLFQGIASLIGPPIGGWLYDITLSYSPAFILAGVMIAVSGLVMFAVPPIQRMQARKAERLNAQEFVLS, from the exons CTGATGGTATGACATATTCCTTTGGTTTGTTCTATGATGAGTTCCTGACATATTTCAATGAGGGCAAAGGCTACACAGCATGGATTGTATCAATTATGGTGGGAGTAACATTTGCTTCAG GTCCCATATCTTCATCATTTGTAAATCGTTATGGCTGCAGAGCGGTTACGATAGCTGGATCTATTTTGGCCTCCTTTTGCATAGTCATCAGTATGTTTGCCCAg AATGTTCTTACGCTCATTCTCACAATTGGTCTGGGTACCGGTTTAGGTTTTGGTCTCATCTACTTGCCCGCCATAGTCAGTGTTAGTACTTATTTTGAGGCCAGAAGATCACTGGCTACCGGCATAGCTGTGTGCGGTTCTggttttggtacttttgtatTTGCTCCGCTGACAGAACATTTAATTGGTTCATATGGCTGGCGTGGTGCCTTGCTGATCATCGGTGGTGTGGTATTGAATTGTATTATCTTTGGTGCCATGTTTAGACCATTGGAGCCACCTAAACCTAAGAATAAAAAGAAGATAATTGATGGTCATACCACATCAGCAGAATTGGAACCATTGAAGCCCAATGTCAAACAAGCCGATCAATATTTGCAATTGCCTAAGACTGATTTGAATGGTGGAGCTTTGTGCAGATCCAATAGTGTGGGTCATACTTTCAAAACTTCG GGTTCCCATCTGAATGGCTCGGCTAATGgtaaaatggaaatttctgttGTTTCCAAGAGCACCAGTAACGATGACATTATTAAAGTATCTCTGAGTCAACCACATTTGGCTCAAATGAAAGATTCACATAGAGAAAAATCTGGCAGCGGTACCATGTATAGACCCGATATTTTATATCAA GGCTCTCTTCACAACATACCCGAATATGCCCGCTCACGTACAGATCTTTCTGGTTCCGGTCACATACAACGCTATGGCTCTGTTAAACATTCATCTTTACACTTAAGCGAGGAACAG GAAATGGATAAATGTTGCGGCTGCATACCCTGCTCCAAGGAGACCCGTGATACCATGGCTGAAATGATGAATTTCGGTTTGCTCAATGATGtcatctttattatttttgccgTTTCGAATTTCTGTACCAgtatcggtttcaacatgcccTATGTTTATATAGTGGCACAAGCTAAAGCTTTGGATCTGACATCGGAACAATCATCCTATCTAATTGCCATTATAGGTGTGGCCAATACCATTGGCAGAATAATATTGGGTTATATCTCCGATAAGCCCTGGGTAAATCGTTTGTGGATCTATAATGTATGTCTGACAATATGTGGCATTGCAACGGCCATGTGTCCTCTGTGCACAGATTTCCATTCTTTGGCATTCTATTGTACGGTATTTGGTTTTACCATTGGTGCCTATGTGGGTTTAACCTCAGTGATATTAGTCGATTTGTTGGGTCTGGAGAAGTTGACAAATGCCTTTGGCATTTTATTGTTATTCCAAGGTATTGCTTCACTGATAGGACCACCCATTGGAG gttGGTTGTATGACATTACCTTGTCTTATAGTCCCGCCTTTATTCTAGCTGGTGTTATGATTGCTGTTAGTGGTTTGGTCATGTTTGCCGTGCCCCCCATCCAGCGTATGCAAGCTAGAAAGGCTGAACGTTTAAATGCTCAAGAATTTGTTTTAAGctag